GGGGCGAAATATGCCCAGGGCTGGAACTTCGGCCCCGGCGACGACGACGCGAAGCCGGTTGAATGGATCGTCCGGCAAATCTGCAGCGAGTGGGGAGGCAATGCCTCCTACGTCGTACACAAAACGGACGGTCTGCATGAAGCTCATTATTTGAAGCTGGACTGTTCCAAGGCAAAGCTTGAGCTCGGCTGGCACCCGCGCTGGAATTTGCAAACGGCGATCGGAAAAATTGCAGAATGGATGCGTGCATTCAAAGATGGCCGCGATCTCGAGGAAATCTCTTTCCGGCAAATTGAAGAGTATCGGCAAGCAGGTGGTGAAACCCACGTATGAGAATCGTCCATGTGGCTCCTTATTGCGAAACAGTACCTCCCCCGAGAGACGGCGGCACAGAGAGGGCCATACACGAGCTGACGGAGGGTTTGGCAGCCAAAGGGCATGAGGTCATTTTATTCGCCCCTCCGGGCAGCAGCAGCAGCGGCAAGCTGATCAGCTACCCGGAGCAGCCGATCAGCGAGGAGGATATCGGAAAATTCGTCCTGGGGACGCTCCCCGAGGGCGCCGATCTGATCCACGACCATACGTTTTCCTCCGCCATCGGGAAAATGAATTTGCCGATCCCGACCGTCTGCACGATGCATTTGACGAACAACAACGGCGTCCGTCATCCGGTGTATGTCAGCCGAAGGGCGCTTGAGCAAACCGGCAAAAACATAGGGCATTTCATCTATAACGGGCTAAGGTTCGAACAGTATCAGTTTTCCGATCTGAAGGACAATTATTTGCTGTTCATGGGCAGAATCATTCGGGAAAAAGGCATTTTGCTCGCGCTCGATATCGCCGAAAGGACAAACCGAAGGCTGATCATTGCAGGTCCTAAGCATGATCCTGAGCTGTTCCGCACAATGATCGAACCGCGTCTGCTCGCGAATCCGAATCTCATCTACGTCGGTTCCGTAGGCGGACAGCAAAAGCAGGATTTATTGAAGCACGCCGACTGCGTACTCTTTCCCAGCCTATGGGAGGAGCCGTTCGGCCTCGTGATGATTGAGGCGATGGCTTGCGGCACCCGGGTGCTTGCTCTGAACACCGGCTCCGTTCCCGAGGTGATGGCCGGCTTTCCCCAATTGATATGCCGATCTCCCGAGGAAATGGTGAATAAACTGCTCTTCGACGTGCCGCAAATCTCTCCTTACGCTTTGCGGCAGTATGTGGTGAGCCGTTTCTCCGCCGAAGTCATGACCGAACGGTACGTCGATTACTACCTCAAGGTCATCCGGGAAACTCCGCGGGCTGCGGCAGCGCCTGCGGAAGCTGTCGGCACCCCGGCTGCCGGGCAGCCGGAGCCCGTGCCCATGCCGCCGACTGATGCGCCCCCCGCTCCGCTTATGCCGAATCCCGCCCCTCCTGTCGTTTCGCATGCCGGGCGGAGACGCGGAAGGAGCCACAAATCGCTGCGCTTTAGCCGGAAGCAGGCGGCGGGAAAACAGGCCAGCCGGCGTCAGCCGGGCAAACCGGCGGCGAATAAAGCCAAAGCTCCCCGGACCAAAAGAAAGAAATCCGCTGTCGTCCGACCCGCCGGCAGAGGTTCGAGGAAAATTAAAAAAACGGCCTGATTGAGACTAGCCGCCGCCGACCATGCATCGCTCCAGGGCAACCGGCTGCAAGCAGCTTCCGCGCTTCGATGCGCGATGCTGCTTTCGCCGGTCGCAGCGGAGCGAATATGCGGAACAAATCCCCCAAAAGTGAAGTGAACCTTTGCAGCCTATTCCTGGTACTTTTGGGGGAGCCCCCGGTTTTCCACAAAATCAGCCGGGCATAATTCCTTAGCGAAAAAAAGCCAGTTTCGTACGAGTACGATTCCGGGAATAAACTGCCCACAAATATGGGACAACCGTCTTATCGTGACTGCCGTATGGGGGCACCCGCCCACGTTCGATGAGGTGCGGGTGCAGCCGTATATATGTATGGAGCTCCGGAACGGGAGGCGGTTTTCTTCGATGTCGGAACCGCCTGGCGGCCCGCCTCGAAAAAAACCGGCGGCCCTCCCGCCCGAAGCGCCGGAAGCGTGGAGTCAAACAGGACGTCTGCGCTTCCGGGGTGGCCGGCGTTTTTGCCGCATGCGCCTGGCCGTTCTGGAGCGGCGAGCGGTCCGCCTGTGACGGCGCCGCTTCTTGCCCGCACGCGCCGAGGCCCGCCCGTGCGGCTTATCCGGCTGCTGCCCGGTCGGGGCGACCGGGTCCGTCTGCGCTGCGGCCCCATGCCGGCCCGCTTTATCCTCGGGCAAATAAAACTGCTGCTGCATCGTACGCCGGTCAGCCACCGTATCCGGAATCATAAAACCCGGATGCGCAAGCGGAAATTCCATCGCCTGCACCGGAATTTCGGCCAACCTGTCGTCCGGATTCGTGGCATGGACCGCATCCGCTCCAAAGCCGATGTTGCTCACCAGATTCACGTTCGGCGCGATACTGACTCCGTTTTGCAACCAGCAGGAGAAATTCCATCTGTAATCCCAGGGATTGATTTCCCCTGCGTGGCATCTGTCATAAATGTACCCGAAAAAACGCGCCGCCAGCGGGTCGGCCAGCACGTCGGCGAGCCAACCCCCGCCGCGTATTTCGGGCCACCGGGCAAGGCCGGCGTCGAAATGCTGCCATGCCCGGCGCCAGGTCGCCCAGCCCCATATGTGAAACAGCCGGGAATAATAATAGCTCGCCCCGGTCCGTTTGCGGCCGGCCTGAAAGTTGTTTCCCGAGATCATCATCACCCGGGAATCGTGGCGGTAATGTTCGAGCAGCTCCTGGCAAAACGGGAAAAACGTCGGATGGGGCAAACAGTCGTCTTCCAGGACGATCGCTTCCTCCACCTGGCCAAACAGCCAATCCAGCCCGCTCGTAATGCGGACGTCGCACCCGAGATTTACGTCCGAAAAATTCGTGCGAACATCGCAAGGCCAATCGACCTGGCTGACGACAGCGCGGGCGGCCATGCACTCCTCCGCCTCCCCGGGCCGATCGGCCCGGGGGCCGTCGGCGATCACAAACAGCGTTTGCGGCTGAGCTTTGCGGATCTCTTCAAATACGCGGGCAGTCGTTTCCGGCCTTTTAAAGATGAATAAGGCAACAGGGGTTGTCAACATTCGGCATCTCTCATCCCTTCGGGCTCATCTCAGCCGAGCAGCTTCATGCGTCGCAGCCGTTGAGCCATCAACGCCCCGGCCGCCTGGGGGGAGAACTCGCTGCGGACCGTCGCTTGCCCTCTGCCTGCAATCAGCTCCCGCCAGGCCGCATCCTGAACCAGTCTGCGCATGTAGTGCGACGCATGCTCGATATCGGGATCCGCCCAATATTGATATGCTTTATACGGTCCGTAATCGACGCCGACCGGAACGAGCCGATAGTCAACCGTACACGAGTTCATGCTGTTCATAAAATCGGTATTGCCGGACCAGTTCGTGCCGATAACCGGCTTCCCGAGATACATCGATTCCGCCAGCCCGAGGCCGAAGCCTTCCGAACGGTGCAGCGATACGAAACAGTCGGCCGCGTTCATCAGCGCATTCACTTCCGCCCGCGAGAGTGTGCCTTCGATCAGGAAAATATTGCTCCAACCGGCAACCCGTTCCCTCAGCTTGTGCAGCTCTGCCGCAGCCGTTTCCACGATCTCCGACTGCGGGTTATTGACTTTAATGACGAGCCCGACACCCGGATCGTCCGGAGCGAAAGCGCTCTGGAATGCCTCGATTGCGCCGTGGGGATTTTTCCGCTGGGCGTAGCTGAACGTATCGTACATGCTGAGGAACAGAAAGCGGCCTCCGGGCAAACCGAAGAAATCCCGTCCGATGCCTTCCGGAACGTAAACCTCAATCCCATGGGGTATGCGCAAAACAGGGACTGTCGATTTTCTTGAAACGGATTCGAGGATGAACCTGCTCGGCGCCCAGACCTCCCGAACCAGATCAAAGGCTCCTAACCATTCGTTCGGAAAGTCGGGAAGCTCCCAGTGCCATACGCCGATATTGTACCGGCCCTCAAGCAGGCTCCGGTCGATCGCCTGCAGGCTGTCGGCGTTCATATGGATGATGTTTACCTTATAGATCGCCTCGGGGATTTCCTTATGGGCCCACGAGTCATCGGAGGTTCGGGAAGGAGAAAAAGCAATGTTTTTGATTCCGTACGGGATGTTCGTCGTCTGAAGCGACTTTGCGGCCAGCCTGCAGCTTTCCCCGATCCCGCTTTCGGCGCGCGAGGTGCCGATCAGATTGACGCCCGGCAGGTAGGTACGCAAAATGGCGGTTTCTGAGACCGGTAGAGGGGCCGGATGATCCAGGGACACAGCAGCTCCATGCATTCCTCCGTTCCTGAGCTTCCTTTTCGTTTTTTTCGAAACGGTCCGCCTCCGTTTACGCAAACGATTGGCTTTGCCCGCTGCGGCCGGCTTCTTTTTCCTGCGAAACGCCTTGCCTCTTCGTTTGCCGGGCTGCGCCTTTGGGGTCCGCGTTTTTCCGGAATGTATGCGCACCTTCATGTCAAGCACCCTCCTTTCGTTTAAAAATGGCTGTTTGTCGCTTCAAACGGATTCGTGATGTGCTGATATTGATCGGGATTATCCTTGTATTTCTTTTTGGTGATCCGATCGATAAACTCTCCGCTGGCGAAGAAATCGTAGCTCCAGAAAATGTCCTTGAATTCGCTTTTGCCCATCTCCTCCAGCTCCTGCTGGTACGCTGTGAGCAAACCGTGAAACGGATGTGCGGGATCCGCATAGGTGCCGTTCACAGACTCCTGCAGAAGTCCCCACAGGCCGGAGTAATGGAACAGGCAGAGCGATCTGCCGTTTACGAGGTAACGTCCGTTTTCAATGCCGGTAAAATCGCGTTCGCACAGGTTCCAGGCCGCCATGTTATAGCCCGGATGTTTCCAGATGAAGGCTCCGAAATAAACCGGCGCAAAATCGAGCCACGTTTGATCCGCGAAATACTTATCGTCAAAGTAGCAGTAATGGAACAGTTTTTCGCCCCACCAGGCGAGGAATCTGTCGGTCGCTTCCGACCTGGCGAACGCCAAAATGCCCGAGTTGTAAACGCCCGCCTGCAAATATCCGTCATTATGCCCCCTCACTTCCAGCACGTGCGGGGTAATCAGAATGGAATGCTGCTCCAGCAGCTCGAACATTTCTTCGAACGGATGATACGCCCTCATGTCCGTGTCCAAATACAGGAAAACGCGTTCGTCCGCATAACGCTGCATCGCATATTGGATGAGATACGGTTTCATCGCGGTCGTTCCTTCGCTTACCGAATATTTGAAGAGCAGCTTCGGCAAATTGGGGACGCCCATATCCCTCGCAAGCACAATTTCGTCAAAATACGGTGACTCGGCCAGCGGATGGACGTATTCTTCCACGAGGCAGACGACCACTTTGGCGAGCGGCTCGTGCTCCTTGACGGAGCGGGCCATCACTTTCGCCCGATGCAGGTTGCTTGCCGAAGTAACGGTACATACGATCATCGAGCGTCCTCCCGTGTAGCCTGGAGCAGGGGGAGGGGGAGGAGCTGGCTCTTCCGTAACCGTCAGTACGGGGGCAAGAATAGGCGGAGCGACATGTTGGTGTCTGGCCGCTCTCTTTCGGCGAAGCCAACCTTTTCTTCGCAAAACCGGCTTGCGGTTTTTCAGTCTTTTCAGTCCCCGCGTTCTTTTGCTTGACTTTATGCCGGTATTTCGCTTAAGACCGCGCTTCAGGCGGGAACCCTTTTTGCTGGTGCGGCGGCGAACCTTCATTTCTTCACACACTCCTTTATACGGTAATAGGGCCAATGGACGCGTTCACAAAGCCGGTGAAACGAGAGCGCGCTCCATAGGGTGAAATGCCCCGTCCCCTTATAAGTATGCATTTGCCGCATCCGCTTCGTAGTTCAATACCTACCCTGCGAAAAATTGGCGTTTGTCCTCCCTCTGGAGCCCCCCTAAAGTGGCCTCCCCCCTAAATCCCCCCAACGGGGGGACCCCAGGCGCCCCAAGCGCCCTGGACCCGCCCTGTTTGAGGGAATGCTCGCTTCTAGTTCGCGTTTGTCAGGGCATGGCTTTTCACCTTCGGGTAAAAAAGCCTATGCCCTGACACGCTGCACGATCGGCGCGATGCTGAGTGAGGGGGTACGTGCCTCTATCCCGCGTTTGTCCGGCACGTTTCGGCTGTCGCCGAAATGATGCCGGACACGCTCTACGGTTGTGAACGGCCCGAGGGGCGATGGTTCGGTTTTTTAGACCGCAAGTTCGGGGTGTAAACGGATGGCGCCGCTTACAGTTCGGCGCGAATCGCTTGTTTGGGGCTGTACGTCGGTTTTGGCGGGTTACGGATCTGAGCAAACGTCAAATTCATGTTAACTGCCAGGGGAGGCGGGATCATAGCGGAACTATTGTTCGCTAATCGGGGCAATTTCGGATATTTGTGGAAATTAAAGGAACTCAGGTGCGCTATTTGTCCGTTTACCCGATACACACGCCATTTTCAGCCGATTTAGCGCATCTCAGTTCCTCTATTTTTTCAGACATGCCCATTCACCCGAGAATAGCGAACGTGGGTTCCGCTAAATCGATGAGCTACTTCTATTACGGGATAACAGTTCCTGGCCCGTTCGGCGCGAGGCCGGGTGAGACGTGCGTGCGAACCGTAAAAAAGCAACGGATTAATGTCCGTTGCTTTGCAAATATTCGAACAGCCAACGAATCGCGTCCTCCAGCGTAAAGCTTTCGTCCGGCACATAACCGCAGGCCGCCAGCTTGGCGGTGGATACCGAGAAGCGGTTCGGCTTCTGCGGCGCGTCGCCCGCGACGATGAGCTCGGCGTCCCCTGTGTAAAGCTCATGATAAATGCGCTGCACCTTGTGCGCGACATCCAAAATGGAGAGCGTATGCTCCGATCCGGCATTGTAAATCCCGTATTCGTCCGGAAACCGGCCGATTATCGCTTCGCAAGACCTCGCGATATTTTCCATACTGATAAAGCTGCGGTGCTGCTTGCCGGAAGAGCGAATCGTGATCGTTCGCGACTCCAGCGCTTCCTTGCAGAAGCATGCCGGAACCATCGTCCAGCGGCTGACGGTCGGGGAGAAAAAGCGGCCGTACACATTGGCAGGACGGATGACCGCCCCTTGCAGCAGCCCCTTCCTCGCATACATGGCAACATACTGCTCGGCAAAAAGATGATTCAGCGCATAATCGTTCTCCGGGCGAACCGGCGTCGTTTCGCTGACGGTGCCCACCGGTTCGAGACCGTATACCTGCAGCGTCGAGAAAAACATGAAACGCGCGATGCCGTTACGGACGGCAAAGTCAAGCAGCTGCTTCGTCCCAAAGGCGGAAATTTCGATGCCCGCCCGGACGTTTCGCGATACGACCTCGTTGGCCGATGCCAGATGGATGATCATATCCGCCGAAGCTTTGAGCTGCGTCAGCTTCTCCGACGTCACATCGCATTCGATGAACCCTTCCGGCTGCAGACTTTTCACGAACGCTTCGGGCAGCGCCCTGGAAAACACGATAACCTCATGCCCCCGGGCTTTCAAAAAGCGACACAGGTAGCTGCCGATATAGCCGGTTGCTCCCGTGACAATGAATCGCATAACGTTCCCTCCACTTCAAATGTTCTCCGTTGTCATGGGTTCAATGCGGCGTTGGAGGCTGTAAACGGATTCGGATACAGGCCAGCCAACTCGGGATCTATCGCATATTTTTTGCGGACTTGCGTGAGGATCGGTTCGCCGCTCGAGAAGAAGTCGTAGCTCCACGGGGTCATGGACAAGACCCTGCCTCCGGCTCGCGTGAACTCCTCCAAATAGCTGTCCACGAGCGAGTAAATAGCGCTCCCCCGATCCGGGAAAAATGCGGCCATATATTGCTGCAGGTCGGTCTCCGCATGGGAAAAATGGAAAACGGCCAGCGGACCGCCGGCCAAAACGTACCGGCCGTCCGGCAGCCTCCGAAGCGATCTGGCGGTTTCGTGCAAATTCCAATAAGCCATGTTGTAACCGGGGTGTCCGAACACATGGACGTCGAAAAATCCGGGCGCAAGATCGAGCCATTTTTGATCCGCGAAAAAAAGGTCGTCGTAGTAGCTGTACCGGTACAACCGCTGTGCCCACCAGCCCAGAAAACGGACCGTTTCCTCCGAGCGGGTCATAGCGACGATCCCGGTATTATAAATGCCGACCTGAAGATAAACGGTATCGTTCAGCTGGGTGCTGACGAGATGAGGGGTCAATACAAGGGAATGCCTCCGCAGAGCATTCAGCAGATCGGTTAGCGGGGCGTATACCTTCATGTCGGAATCCAGATAAACAAAATCGCGTTCGTCCGCATACCGCTTCATGGCGTACCTCAGCAAATCCGGTTTCATCGAGGTTGTGCCCTCGTTGACGTTATATTTGAACATGCGCCGGTAAAAGTCCGGAACGCCTGTTTGTCTGGCGAGCACAATTTCGTCGATGAAAGGGCAGATAGCGGCGGAATGAAGCCGCTCCTCTACAAGGCAAACGACAACCTTGGCATCCGGATGATGCTCTTTCACCGATCTTGCCATGATTTGAGCTTTGATCAAATTGGCGGCGGAGGTAACGGTACAGACAATCATGTCACTGCTCCTTTTTCAAAAATCATCCGAAAGCGCTGTTGGAAGCAGCATACGGGTTAGGCATAGCTATCCTGAAAGCGGGGTTGTTTTTAAATTTCACCCGGCTTTCGGACAAAATCGGCTCCCCGCTGTCGAAGAAATCGTAGCTCCAGTGGGTCAGGGCAATGTCCTGAATTCCCGTTTCAGCCAATTCCCGGCCATACGAATCCATAATCGCCCTCGCTCCTTGGGGATCAATCCCCAATTTGACGAAGCAGTTCGGAAGAAAGCTCTCATAATGCGAATAATGGAAAATGCACAGCGGTTTATCCGTCAGATGCAGCTCGCCGCCGGCCACATGCAGCCCCCTCCTCGCTTTTTCGTGGAGATTCCAAAAAGCCACATTGTATCCGGGATGCTTGAATACGTGCACATCGAAAAAGGCTGCGGCCAGATCGAGCCATTTTTGGTCGGCAAAAAATTGGTCGTCGAAGAAACCGTAATGGTACGTCCTTTCCGCCCACCATCCGATAAACCGGCTCGCTTCCTCCGATCGGGTCACCCCCAGCAGCCCGGAATTCAACGACCCGTTAAACAGATGCTCCTCCCATAGAGACTCCGCTTCGATTTGCTGGGGTACGAGCACGATGCTGCTCCGTTCCATGGCGCCCGCCAGCTCCTCGGGGAAGCGGAACATTTTCATATCTGAGTCCAAATACAGAAATTGCCGTTCGTTCGGGTAACAGCTCATCAAATATTTCAGCAAATGCGGCTTCATGGAGGTGACGCCTTCAAACAAAACGTATTTGAACAAATAATGGGGGAAATTGGGGATACCGAGACTTGCCGCCAGCACGACTTGATCAAAATGCCGGATGGTCAAAGCGGCGGGATGCATCGTCTTTTCGGCGAGGCAAACGATGACCTTGCTCCCGTTCATATGCCGCTTGACGGATTTGGCCATAACGGCCGCTTCATGCAGGTTGTCGGCGCAGGTTACCGTGCACACGATCACAGCCGTACACTCCTTTTCTGCAAATAATGCGAATAAGAGACTATCCGAAAAATCGGTTCGAAACGGTGAACGGGTTCAAATATCTCCGCTTCACCGCCGGAACCGCTCTGTACTTTGCCCTCGCCGTATCGGAGATAGGCTCCCCGTTCCAATAAAAATCGTAGCTCCACGAAGAATCTGCGGGTACCGTTCTCTCCATTTCCGCAAGCTGAGCGGCATACCACGCCCTCAATTCGTAGACGGGGTCCGCCCGGTCCGGCAAGGCGACCTCCAAAGTTTGATCAAGAAGCCCCATCAGATTTACAAAATTGATGCATCTCAGAGGCAAGCCGCCCGCCTCATAGCCGGCCCCGGTCCGGACCAGCCTCCTCCCGCTCTCATGAATGTTCCAAAAGGCCACGTTATAACCGGAATGTCTCAGTACGGCCGCGTCGAAACAAGCCGGGACGAAATTAAGCCATTTCTGATCCAGAAAGAGGCAGCCGAGCGGATCCTCATAGCTGCTTGCGATCATATCGGTCCACCAGTTCGCGAACCGCTGCCCTTCGGCCGACCGTTTGAAGGCGATAAGCCCGCCGCAGAACGTTCCGTCCCTGAGCGCCCCGATTTCGGAAGCGGCATCGGGGCCGACCGGCTCGAGCAAATGCGGGCATAAGACGATATGGCGGTTTTGCAGCAACGCGGCAAGTTCGTCAAACGGGCCGGTGATATACATGGTGGCGTCCACGTAAACAAAATGTCGTTCCTCCGGAAAGGTGTCCAGCAGAAACCGGAGCAGCTGCCCTTTAAGCGCCGAGGCGCATTGTGCTTGGGTAAATTTGAATATATGCTGGTAAAAATCGGGGTCCCCCAGATGCTTGGCCAGAACAAGATTGTCTGCGTACGGGACGGCATCCGTCCGGGGAAGCTCCTCCTCCGCCAGACAGACGACGACACGGGCGTCCCGCATATGACGTTTGACGGACTCAGCCATCAAAATCGCTTTAGGCAGATCCGCTCCGCTCGTTATCGTGCTTATCAGCAATGTCGTTCACCTTCCTCGGAAATTTAAACCATCTGCGCTCTCCAATAATCAAGCAGGTCTTTAAGCGTTTGGGAGAACGGGATTTCCGGCTTCCAGCCGGTCTGGTTATGAAACTTGGTATAATCGCCAAGCAAAATTTCCACATCGGAAGGACGAAGACGCGCGGGATCTTCCTTGATTTCGATTTGAACGGAGCTGAGACCGAGCAGCTGTTCCAGCATCTCGCGAATCGTGCAGCAGCGGCCCGACGCGATGTTGTATACCTCGCCGGCGACGCCTTTTTCCAGCGCCATCCAGTAGGCTTTCACCACATCCCGCACATCGGTAAAGTCTCTTTTGGCATCGAGATTCCCGACGTAGAGAACCGGCGGTTTCTTGCCCGCTTCGATTTCGGCGATTTGTTTGGCGAAGTTCGAGGTCACGAAATTTTCGCCCCGGCGCGGCCCCGTATGGTTGAACGTACGGGTGGTCACGATATGAAGCCCGTAGCTTTTATGGTATTGGTAAGCCAGAAAATCCTGCGCGCATTTGCTGACCCCGTACGGGCTGAGCGGACGTAAAGGATTCGTCTCCTTGATCGGCACCTCGTGCGGCTCGACATGGCCGTATTCCTCGCTGGAGCAGGCGATCTGGATTTTGCAGGAAACCCCGTAACGCCGAACCGCTTCGAAAATATTCAATTGTCCTGCGACATTGTTATGAATCGTATCGATTGGCGAATTCCACGAAGTGGGAACAAAGCTTTGCGCCGCCAGATGGAAAATAAGGTCCGGTTTTTCTGCGCCGATCAACGATTCGACCGAAAACGGGTCCCTTAGCTCGCATTCCACCAGACGAATGCGGCCCTGCAGATGGGAGATATGATTCATGCGGCTTCGCTGACGAATGGTGCCGACCACATCCACCTGACGGCTTAGCAAAAATTCGGCCAAATGGCTGCCCACAAAACCGGAAATCCCGGTGATCAATGCTTTCATATACCAAAACCTCCCTTTACTTGGTTTTCGCGAGCATCGGCTTCAGGTGAGATTCCTGCGATTTATGGCAGATGAGCAAGCCTTCCGCAGTTTCGACGACAATCAGATCCTTGACCCCGACCAATACGGTCCGCTTGCTTTCCGTGTAGACGATGCAGCCCTTCACGCCGGCCAGCTCAGTCCGGTCCGCCGCTCCTTGAACGATGTTGCCGTCCTCATCCGGCGTAAAAATTCTTTCCATGGACGTCCATGTCCCCACATCGTCCCACGCGAATCGAATCGGAATCGTATAAATCGACCCGGCCTTCTCCGCTATGGCGTAATCCGCCGATATTTTCGGCAGGGCGGCGTAAATTGCCGGCAGTTCCTCATCGCCCGCCCCAAGGATCTGCCACATAGCCGGCTGATGCTCCTGCAGCTGAGCCGCGATAGTCGAGGCGGTCCAGCAATAGATGCCGCTGTTCCAATACACATTCGGCATCCGGCACAGCTCGTCGGCTCGCGCGGCATCGGGCTTTTCGATAAAAGCGGTCACCCGCCGGATCCCTCCTTGCGCGGAATGCGGATCCGCCTTCTCCGCTTCGATATAACCGAAGCCGGTTTCCGGACGGGTCGGCACTACGCCCAGGGTAACGATAGCGCCTTGAAAACGCGCCGTTTTCTCCGCTTCCCGCAAGGCGTCCATCAGCTCGGAAGCCTGCGGGACAAATTGATCGGAAGGCACGGTGGCGAGCACGTCGCCGACGCCCAATTTCAAAAAATGGCGTGCGATCAGCGCCATACATGGACCCGTATCGCGCGCCTCGGGTTCTACAATCAGCTTCTCGGCTTCGAGTCCCGGAAGCTGCTCCAGCACGAGCTCCATATACTCCTTGCTTGTCGCCACAAAGATCCCTTCGCTGCCTAAAAACGGAAGAAAGCGGCGGTATGTTTGCTGCAGCAGCGTCTCCGTATCCGAGGTGAGCGACAGGAACTGCTTGGGCCTGCGCTCCGTGCTTCTCGGCCAAAACCGGGTACCTTTTCCTCCAGCCAAAATAACCACCTTCATAGAGCTTCACCTCAATTAAAGTTCAGGCAACTTTTACCGGAACCGGGTTTGCCAGTCAAAGCCGATGGACGGATCGTTGTAGGATATCCGGTATTCGTCGGGCTGCGAAGGGTTATAGACCTGGTTTGTAAAATAAAGAATGGTCGCCGGGCCGGAACCGAGCACCCGGTAGCCGTGCGCGACCCCCCGCGGTATCAGCAGCAAATACGCATTGTTTTCTCCCATGTAATACACATCCGTTTGCCC
The window above is part of the Paenibacillus hamazuiensis genome. Proteins encoded here:
- a CDS encoding glycosyltransferase family 4 protein; this encodes MRIVHVAPYCETVPPPRDGGTERAIHELTEGLAAKGHEVILFAPPGSSSSGKLISYPEQPISEEDIGKFVLGTLPEGADLIHDHTFSSAIGKMNLPIPTVCTMHLTNNNGVRHPVYVSRRALEQTGKNIGHFIYNGLRFEQYQFSDLKDNYLLFMGRIIREKGILLALDIAERTNRRLIIAGPKHDPELFRTMIEPRLLANPNLIYVGSVGGQQKQDLLKHADCVLFPSLWEEPFGLVMIEAMACGTRVLALNTGSVPEVMAGFPQLICRSPEEMVNKLLFDVPQISPYALRQYVVSRFSAEVMTERYVDYYLKVIRETPRAAAAPAEAVGTPAAGQPEPVPMPPTDAPPAPLMPNPAPPVVSHAGRRRGRSHKSLRFSRKQAAGKQASRRQPGKPAANKAKAPRTKRKKSAVVRPAGRGSRKIKKTA
- a CDS encoding glycosyltransferase family 2 protein; this encodes MLTTPVALFIFKRPETTARVFEEIRKAQPQTLFVIADGPRADRPGEAEECMAARAVVSQVDWPCDVRTNFSDVNLGCDVRITSGLDWLFGQVEEAIVLEDDCLPHPTFFPFCQELLEHYRHDSRVMMISGNNFQAGRKRTGASYYYSRLFHIWGWATWRRAWQHFDAGLARWPEIRGGGWLADVLADPLAARFFGYIYDRCHAGEINPWDYRWNFSCWLQNGVSIAPNVNLVSNIGFGADAVHATNPDDRLAEIPVQAMEFPLAHPGFMIPDTVADRRTMQQQFYLPEDKAGRHGAAAQTDPVAPTGQQPDKPHGRASARAGKKRRRHRRTARRSRTARRMRQKRRPPRKRRRPV
- a CDS encoding glycosyltransferase, whose amino-acid sequence is MKVRIHSGKTRTPKAQPGKRRGKAFRRKKKPAAAGKANRLRKRRRTVSKKTKRKLRNGGMHGAAVSLDHPAPLPVSETAILRTYLPGVNLIGTSRAESGIGESCRLAAKSLQTTNIPYGIKNIAFSPSRTSDDSWAHKEIPEAIYKVNIIHMNADSLQAIDRSLLEGRYNIGVWHWELPDFPNEWLGAFDLVREVWAPSRFILESVSRKSTVPVLRIPHGIEVYVPEGIGRDFFGLPGGRFLFLSMYDTFSYAQRKNPHGAIEAFQSAFAPDDPGVGLVIKVNNPQSEIVETAAAELHKLRERVAGWSNIFLIEGTLSRAEVNALMNAADCFVSLHRSEGFGLGLAESMYLGKPVIGTNWSGNTDFMNSMNSCTVDYRLVPVGVDYGPYKAYQYWADPDIEHASHYMRRLVQDAAWRELIAGRGQATVRSEFSPQAAGALMAQRLRRMKLLG
- a CDS encoding NAD-dependent epimerase/dehydratase family protein, producing MRFIVTGATGYIGSYLCRFLKARGHEVIVFSRALPEAFVKSLQPEGFIECDVTSEKLTQLKASADMIIHLASANEVVSRNVRAGIEISAFGTKQLLDFAVRNGIARFMFFSTLQVYGLEPVGTVSETTPVRPENDYALNHLFAEQYVAMYARKGLLQGAVIRPANVYGRFFSPTVSRWTMVPACFCKEALESRTITIRSSGKQHRSFISMENIARSCEAIIGRFPDEYGIYNAGSEHTLSILDVAHKVQRIYHELYTGDAELIVAGDAPQKPNRFSVSTAKLAACGYVPDESFTLEDAIRWLFEYLQSNGH
- a CDS encoding GDP-mannose 4,6-dehydratase yields the protein MKALITGISGFVGSHLAEFLLSRQVDVVGTIRQRSRMNHISHLQGRIRLVECELRDPFSVESLIGAEKPDLIFHLAAQSFVPTSWNSPIDTIHNNVAGQLNIFEAVRRYGVSCKIQIACSSEEYGHVEPHEVPIKETNPLRPLSPYGVSKCAQDFLAYQYHKSYGLHIVTTRTFNHTGPRRGENFVTSNFAKQIAEIEAGKKPPVLYVGNLDAKRDFTDVRDVVKAYWMALEKGVAGEVYNIASGRCCTIREMLEQLLGLSSVQIEIKEDPARLRPSDVEILLGDYTKFHNQTGWKPEIPFSQTLKDLLDYWRAQMV
- a CDS encoding mannose-1-phosphate guanylyltransferase, with translation MKVVILAGGKGTRFWPRSTERRPKQFLSLTSDTETLLQQTYRRFLPFLGSEGIFVATSKEYMELVLEQLPGLEAEKLIVEPEARDTGPCMALIARHFLKLGVGDVLATVPSDQFVPQASELMDALREAEKTARFQGAIVTLGVVPTRPETGFGYIEAEKADPHSAQGGIRRVTAFIEKPDAARADELCRMPNVYWNSGIYCWTASTIAAQLQEHQPAMWQILGAGDEELPAIYAALPKISADYAIAEKAGSIYTIPIRFAWDDVGTWTSMERIFTPDEDGNIVQGAADRTELAGVKGCIVYTESKRTVLVGVKDLIVVETAEGLLICHKSQESHLKPMLAKTK